Proteins found in one Diorhabda sublineata isolate icDioSubl1.1 chromosome 9, icDioSubl1.1, whole genome shotgun sequence genomic segment:
- the LOC130448744 gene encoding uncharacterized protein LOC130448744 — MQKQRRELGLKRFWSAVKSSNSSSGSQCDVGPEDSPNEETKPPHCSLPLLQVWPSSDSPRGEADGQSFVFPVCAEDASSHNSTCIDNAIHNDSGIDSNQVSPLPSTAGTSTTPLQSPTPSLRRPSSSLLHPDHARLLRLYPIISPPQSSVEDLSDVNTNCSNPVVSPSSSTTSSLTSIAAAVAANNTSRASDSSDSRRRSSIMTARYSIFDALDLEYALLRAAARGSVGPYSLSESLHKLTFTQSLAFPALARGLAGKRRRSQQNHSRRPLNPDESGLNTFAKLVTAMVLVLVSVLVFAVVYKFVRT, encoded by the exons ATGCAG AAACAACGACGAGAGTTAGGCTTGAAGCGCTTCTGGTCTGCTGTAAAATCTTCCAATAGCAGCTCAGGGTCTCAATGCGACGTTGGACCCGAAGATTCCCCCAATGAAGAAACTAAACCACCACATTGTTCATTGCCGTTACTTCAG GTATGGCCAAGTTCAGATTCCCCAAGAGGCGAAGCGGATGGACAAAGTTTCGTTTTTCCGGTTTGCGCGGAAGACGCGTCGTCACACAATTCAACTTGTATCGACAACGCAATACACAACGATTCTGGAATTGATTCCAATCAG GTTTCACCTCTACCATCAACAGCTGGAACCTCCACCACTCCTTTGCAATCCCCAACTCCAAGTTTGAGACGTCCGAGTAGTTCTTTACTTCATCCGGATCATGCTAGGCTATTAAGGTTGTATCCAATCATATCTCCACCCCAAAGCTCGGTAGAAGATCTGTCAGATGTTAATACGAATTGTAGCAATCCCGTTGTATCACCTTCGTCTTCAACTACTTCGTCGTTAACATCGATAGCAGCTGCCGTTGCAGCTAATAACACATCAAGAGCAAGTGATAGTTCAGACAGTAGAAGAAGATCTTCCATAATGACAGCTAGATACTCAATTTTTGACGCGTTAGATCTCGAATATGCTCTACTTAGAGCAGCTGCGAGAGGAAGTGTAGGACCTTATTCGCTCAGTGAAAGTTTACATAAGCTAACCTTTACTCAAAGTCTTGCTTTTCCAGCTTTGGCACGAGGTTTAGCCGGTAAAAGAAGACGATCTCAACAGAATCACTCGAGGAGACCTTTAAATCCGGATGAAAGCGGATTAAACACATTTGCGAAGTTAGTGACAGCTATGGTATTGGTTTTAGTGAGTGTGTTAGTGTTTGCTGTCGTTTATAAATTTGTGAGGACGTGA